The following proteins come from a genomic window of Lycium ferocissimum isolate CSIRO_LF1 chromosome 4, AGI_CSIRO_Lferr_CH_V1, whole genome shotgun sequence:
- the LOC132053188 gene encoding ethylene-responsive transcription factor 3-like, translating to MRRGRPTAAAAAKPNGSEGLKEIRFRGVRKRPWGRFAAEIRDPYKKSRVWLGTFDSAEEAAKAYDTAAITLRGHKAKTNFPLPQHNQQFNQILNPNDPFIDPRFQTPIVCQRPTSSSMSSTVESFSGPRLPPPRQQTAAKPMRKHPRSPPVVPDDCRSDCDSSSSVVENGECDNENENENIVSSSLRKPLPFDLNFPPVMDDVYANSDDVYCTALCL from the coding sequence ATGAGGAGAGGTAGACCAACGGCGGCGGCAGCAGCGAAACCTAACGGATCTGAAGGATTAAAAGAAATTAGGTTTCGTGGTGTCCGAAAACGGCCATGGGGTCGATTTGCAGCAGAAATTAGAGATCCATATAAGAAAAGTAGGGTTTGGTTAGGTACATTTGATTCAGCTGAGGAAGCAGCTAAAGCTTATGATACAGCTGCTATTACTCTTCGTGGACATAAAGCCAAAACTAATTTCCCTTTACCTCAACATAATCAACAATTCAATCAAATATTAAACCCTAACGACCCGTTTATTGACCCGAGATTTCAAACTCCCATTGTTTGTCAAAGACCTACATCTAGTAGTATGAGTAGTACAGTGGAATCTTTTAGCGGTCCTAGACTGCCACCGCCACGTCAGCAAACGGCGGCGAAACCGATGAGGAAACATCCTCGATCGCCGCCGGTTGTGCCGGATGATTGCAGGAGCGATTGTGATTCGTCGTCTTCTGTAGTTGAAAATGGTGAATGTGATAATGAGAATGAGAATGAAAACATTGTTTCGTCGTCTTTGAGGAAACCGTTGCCATTCGATCTTAACTTTCCTCCGGTGATGGATGATGTTTATGCGAATTCGGATGATGTTTACTGCACGGCGCTATGTCTTTGA